Genomic DNA from Longimicrobiales bacterium:
GAAAAGCTTGGTACACAAATCTCCTTTCAAGCCCGACCACCGACTGTTCCCGTTCGAGTCGAAATGGTTCGACAGCCGTGTCGGGAAGGTCCACTACGTGGACGAAGGGGCCGGCGATCCGATCCTGCTTCTGCACGGAAACCCGACATGGAGTTTCCTCTATCGCGGAATCATCATCCGCCTGAAGAAACACTTCAGGTGTATCGCCGTCGACTATCCGGGATTCGGTCTTTCGACCCGCCCCGATACGTATGGGTACACTCCAGCCGAACAGGCCAACGTCGTGCGGGATCTGGTGCGACACCTCGATCTTAAAAACCTGACAATTATGGGGCAGGACTGGGGTGGCCCCATCGGGCTCAGGGTCGCCGTCGATGAACTGCCTCGAGTCCGGGCCTTGGTCATGGGTAACACGTGGTTCTGGCCGGTGGATTCATGGCAGGGAAAGTCATTCGCATACGTGATGTCGATGGCCCCGGTGCAGAGCCAGATTATCAATAACAATTTCTTCGTCGAGAAAGTCATGCCGTGGGCAGTGAAGCACCCGCTTTCCGACGAAGTCATGGACCACTATCGAGAAGCGCTCCCGACACCCACCAGCCGCATGGGTGTAGCGGAGTTCCCTGTCCAGTTGATGGCAGCGACACACTGGCTCAGGGATCTGGAGGAAGATGTGCAGACCTCCCTCCCACACGTGCCGATGCTCCTGACCTGGGGCATGCACGATCTGATGTTCACACGGCCGTTCATGGAGCGTTTCCGGGAGACGTTTACCAACTGCCGGGTGCAGCGCCTCGACGCCAAGCACTACATCCAGGAAGACGCCCCGAAGGAGATTTCTGCAGCGATCCAGTCGTTCCTCGAGTCTCCGGGCAAGGAGGGCGCATGACACCGATCGTTGTAGGTCTGGGCGGGGCGCTGGGTGCGCTCACCCGCTACTACGGCACCGAATTTGTCCGGCGACTAGTCGGTGATTCACTGCCATGGGGCACCTTCGCGGTCAACATCATCGGGGCCTTCGCCCTGGGCTTCCTCATGGTATGGCTTCAGTCGCGCGCGCCATCGACTCAGGTTCGACAGTTCATCGGAATCGGGTTCCTCGGATCGTTCACGACGTTCAGCACCTTCAGCTACGAAACCGTGGCCATGGCCCGCGAGGGCCATTTCTGGCAGGCCGGCGGATACGCGGCTTCATCCATGGCCTTCGGGATCGTCGCAGTAGTCGCGGGCGCGGTCATCGCCTCTACGCTCAGTCCGACGGGAAATTGACCGGCATTCTTCGTTGCCGTACCAGAGACCCCGACCCTATCGTCGATGAACCGGGACCACCCGAACCTTCGTCAGCGTCAAAAGAGTCCCCATGACAGCACGCCAACTCATTACTGTGGGAATCCTCGCCGCCGCGGTCGGAATCGGCCTCACAAAGGCGGCGACGCGCGGAGACGACGAGTTCATCGCCGAGTCGGAAACCCTCAGTGCCTTCGAGGTACGGGTCGGCGACTGCTTCGACGACGGCGCATTTATGGGCAACGAGGTGCAGGACATTCCGGCAGTCCCCTGTGCAGAGCCTCACGACAATGAGGTCTACGCCACGTTTGACATGCCCGGAGATAAGTGGCCGGGCGATGCCGCGGCAGATCAGGCGGCAATGGCGGTGTGCTATGATCGCTTCAGGGCGGCGATCGGGAAGCCGTATAAAGATTCCGTCATCGACTTCACAACGATGTACCCGAGTGAGCGATCGTGGAATCAGGGCGGCGACAGAGAAGTCGTCTGCATCGCCTTCCGCATGGATCTCGAGAAGCTCACTGAAACGGTCCGCGACTCAGGCATCTAGGGAACTCTCAGGGCAGAAAAAGACTCCGCCGGCCTGGAATCCGGCCCCGCGGAGTCATGGTCGCAGCAGGACTCGAACCTGCGACATCTACGATGTGAACGTAGCGCTCTACCAGCTGAGCTATGCGACCCTGAAATCACTGGAGGCCCGGGCTCGCACCCGGACCTCTTGTCATCCATACCCCTACGGGGACTCGAACCCCGGTCTCCGCCGTGAGAGGGCGATATCCTAGGCCACTAGACGATAGGGGCATCTAATTCCCTCATTTTTCAGAGGGCACAAATTGTACCCAAGCGATCCGGCAAGCTCAACCCCTCAACCCCTCAACCCCTCAACGCTTTCGCTGCGGTACGCGTCTTTAGTATCACACGAGTGGTTGTGTCCGCAGTCCCACGACGAAAACGGGCGCTCGCAACCGATTTCCAGGTACGGAGTTGTAGGATGCCAGCAGTGCAGACAGAAACGAAACTGACCCCAGATTCAGTGCGGGGGTGGATGAACACCCGACGGGGTTGGAAGAGGCGGTCGAACAAACTCACTAAAGAGTTCCAGTTCAAGCGCTTTCGTGACTCCATCGTGTTTGTGAACCGTGTCGCGACGCTCGCGGACACGCACAAGCACTACCCAGACATCGATATACGGACTGGGAACGTGACGTTGACGCTTTCGACCCAAAAAGTCGGTGGTATTTCTGAGAAGGATCTCAATCTCGCGGAACAGATTGACTTCGCGACGTCCTTCGGGGAGAACCGACAGTAGGACTTCCTGTCCCAGGTTATGCGGCGAGCAGCCCCCCAGAGAGGGGTGAGACCGAGTAGGTCCTCCCATCTTGGTCCAGAAAGTAGTCGGGTGATTCAGCCCGCAGTACGCGGTGGTCGATAGGTCCCCACCCAACGGCCGCCGTTTTCGTTCCTGCTGATTCCCCCGCGCGAAGGGCATTCGGCAAATCACCGACGAACAGCACCCGCGTCGGGTCGAGATGAATATTGAGAGCCCAGCACCGGCTCTGGGTGAGGCTTCTCACGCACAACCTGATCGCCGCACACCACGAACTCGAACAGGTCGCCCAGCCCACACACATCCATGGTCTGTCAGGCAATCCGATGACCCTTACTCGTGACGACGCCCACGCGGGTGCCACGACCCTTCAGCTGATTGACCACATCGATGGCACCCGGAAAGGGTTGAACCATCTCATCGTGGACGCTCCGCTGATACACGACATACGTCTCCAGCATGGCGAGGCGCTCGTCCTCACTCCGCGCTAAGTCGGCCAATTGAATCGGCAGGGTCTGGCCTATGGTCTCGAGGAACCGTGTGTCAGGCGGAGCTTCTTCAGGATGAGATCTACCGTGTCTACGAGAGTGCCGTCGATGTCGAAAAGGACGCCGGTCCAGCTCAGAGGACTTCTCTCGCAGCCCGCCCAATCGTCCCGACCGCGAAGGTCACCTGCTCGTCGGTCAGGACCACCGGTGGACTGAACTCCACCACCTCGCCCACCTCACCGGCGGGAAGAACGATCAGTCCATCCCGAAGAACTCTCTCCGCGATGCGAACCCCGGCACCCGCGTCCGGTCCACCACGGGCATCTTCGAATTCGACACCGATCAGGAGCCCGAGGCCACGCACTTCGCGCACTCCCTCGACGGATCTGAGCTCGGCCTTCAGAGCCTCCAGTAGTTGGATTCCACGCCGCTCCGACTGGTCGGAAATGGCTTCGGACTCAAAGACCTCAAGCGCACCAATCGCTGCTGAACACGCGAGTGGGTGTCCAAGAAAGGTGCTGGTGTGCACCGCTTCACCGCCGCTATCAGGCCAGGCATCCATGATTTCCGCAGGGGCCATGCAGGCCGAAATCGGAAGCCCTGCTCCAAGCGACTTTCCCACGCAAACGATGTCAGGCCGTAATCCGACCCGGGAAGAGGCGAGCGTGGCTCCGCACCTGCCAAGGCCCGTGAATATCTCATCTGCGATCACAATAGCCGAAAATGCGGCTGCCAGATCGGAGAGCTCCGACATAAAGCCGTCCGGAGCGAGACGGGCACCACCACGTGCCTGCATCGGCTCAACGATGATGGCGCCGATCTCATCACCGTTGGGTGCCCCATCGCTGAGGAAGACCCTGATCCGCTCTAGGGCATCCTCGGCAGAGCAGCGGTTGGTCTCGGCATCCGTGCCACGCCGGGCTCTTGCTCCTTCCGGCCAGGGGGCGAACGCGACACCACCGTAGAGCCGGCGTTCGAAGCCACTCCGGAAGTGCGGACGCTCCGTTACCGCAAGTGACCCCAGTGTGAGGCCATGATAGCTCCCTTCGAATGCTAGAACGCCCGGGCGGCCGGAAGCGAGCGCCGCGGTCTTGAGCGCGACCTCGACCGCTTCCGACCCGGTGCTTCCCAGAACGATGCGGGTTTCGTCCCACGGAGACAGTTCGGCCAACCGCTCAAGGAGCTCCAGCTTCCGAACAGGCGGGTGAATGTCGCCCATCCCATGGATCAGCCGCTCTTCCCGGAGGGCCTTCTCCAGGGGCGCACTCCGGTGTCCGAGCAAGGCTACACCGAACGCTGAGGTCAGGTCGATGAACACATTGCCGTCGGCATCGCGCACATTCGCACCCTCAGCCTCCGACCAGAACACAGGCCAGTCCGGACTACTCCAAGTGATGTTTCGTGACTCGACCTTCGAGAGCCGAGCCGCCATCTCGCGCGAGCGGGGGCCGGGCGGTGTGCTGACGATTCTGGGCAGCTGTTTACCAAACGGCCGGTCGCCCTGGTTCACTACTCCGCCGAAAGCTGGGGCTCCGCCTGCATCCCCATCGCATGGTAGCCCTTATCTACATGCAGCGTCTCGCCGGTAATTCCAGATCCGAGGGGTGAGCACAGGAAGGCCGCCGCCCAGCCAACCTCATCGGCGGTGTTCGCCTCTGGGAGAGCGGCGTTCTCTTCGTAGTATTCGACCATGCGTTCGATCGTCCCAATCGCCCTTGCTGCCCGGCTCGCGAGTGGGCCCGCACTGATGGTGTTCACGCGAATACCCCAGCGACGACCCGCCTCGAAAGCGAGAGTGCGTGTGTCGCTCTCGAGCGCGGCCTTCGCTGAGCTCATGCCACCGCCATATCCGGGAATCACTCGCTCAGCCGCCAGATAGGACAGCGATACCACGGATCCACCCGGTCGCATAAGCGGTCCGAAACGCTGCACCATGCTCACCATGGAGAATGCGCTCGCAGAAACGGCCGCCAGATAACCGGGGCGACTTGTATCGAGGAGGTCGTTCTGCACCTCAGGCCCATTGGCGAGAGAGTGGACGAGGATATCCACGGATCCATCCCCGAAGTCCGCCTTCATGCTGTCGGCAACTCCTTGGATCGAGTAGCCGCTTAATTTCACGTATCGCTTGTCGTTCGCGACGTCCGCCGGAACCACGTCGTCCGTGTCGTAAACGGCGTCAAACGGATAAACCCGCTCAAACTCAATCTCGCCGCCGCCGGGCAGCGACACGTCCAGCTTCCCACGTTCCAAGCTCTTCGTGAAGATCCGCATCGTGGGCGGCCATGTCCCCACGCAGATCGACGCACCCGCCTCTGCAAGGGCCTTAGCAATCGCCCAGCCGTATCCCTTGTCGTCGGCGATGCCCGCCACGAAGGCTCGTTTGCCGGTGAGATCAATCGACAGCATGTGCTTTGGCTCCTCGTGGGAGGGGTTGAGT
This window encodes:
- a CDS encoding aspartate aminotransferase family protein, giving the protein MNQGDRPFGKQLPRIVSTPPGPRSREMAARLSKVESRNITWSSPDWPVFWSEAEGANVRDADGNVFIDLTSAFGVALLGHRSAPLEKALREERLIHGMGDIHPPVRKLELLERLAELSPWDETRIVLGSTGSEAVEVALKTAALASGRPGVLAFEGSYHGLTLGSLAVTERPHFRSGFERRLYGGVAFAPWPEGARARRGTDAETNRCSAEDALERIRVFLSDGAPNGDEIGAIIVEPMQARGGARLAPDGFMSELSDLAAAFSAIVIADEIFTGLGRCGATLASSRVGLRPDIVCVGKSLGAGLPISACMAPAEIMDAWPDSGGEAVHTSTFLGHPLACSAAIGALEVFESEAISDQSERRGIQLLEALKAELRSVEGVREVRGLGLLIGVEFEDARGGPDAGAGVRIAERVLRDGLIVLPAGEVGEVVEFSPPVVLTDEQVTFAVGTIGRAAREVL
- a CDS encoding septum formation family protein, translating into MTARQLITVGILAAAVGIGLTKAATRGDDEFIAESETLSAFEVRVGDCFDDGAFMGNEVQDIPAVPCAEPHDNEVYATFDMPGDKWPGDAAADQAAMAVCYDRFRAAIGKPYKDSVIDFTTMYPSERSWNQGGDREVVCIAFRMDLEKLTETVRDSGI
- the crcB gene encoding fluoride efflux transporter CrcB, whose translation is MTPIVVGLGGALGALTRYYGTEFVRRLVGDSLPWGTFAVNIIGAFALGFLMVWLQSRAPSTQVRQFIGIGFLGSFTTFSTFSYETVAMAREGHFWQAGGYAASSMAFGIVAVVAGAVIASTLSPTGN
- a CDS encoding enoyl-[acyl-carrier-protein] reductase, with product MLSIDLTGKRAFVAGIADDKGYGWAIAKALAEAGASICVGTWPPTMRIFTKSLERGKLDVSLPGGGEIEFERVYPFDAVYDTDDVVPADVANDKRYVKLSGYSIQGVADSMKADFGDGSVDILVHSLANGPEVQNDLLDTSRPGYLAAVSASAFSMVSMVQRFGPLMRPGGSVVSLSYLAAERVIPGYGGGMSSAKAALESDTRTLAFEAGRRWGIRVNTISAGPLASRAARAIGTIERMVEYYEENAALPEANTADEVGWAAAFLCSPLGSGITGETLHVDKGYHAMGMQAEPQLSAE
- a CDS encoding 4a-hydroxytetrahydrobiopterin dehydratase — encoded protein: MPAVQTETKLTPDSVRGWMNTRRGWKRRSNKLTKEFQFKRFRDSIVFVNRVATLADTHKHYPDIDIRTGNVTLTLSTQKVGGISEKDLNLAEQIDFATSFGENRQ
- a CDS encoding alpha/beta fold hydrolase, which encodes MVHKSPFKPDHRLFPFESKWFDSRVGKVHYVDEGAGDPILLLHGNPTWSFLYRGIIIRLKKHFRCIAVDYPGFGLSTRPDTYGYTPAEQANVVRDLVRHLDLKNLTIMGQDWGGPIGLRVAVDELPRVRALVMGNTWFWPVDSWQGKSFAYVMSMAPVQSQIINNNFFVEKVMPWAVKHPLSDEVMDHYREALPTPTSRMGVAEFPVQLMAATHWLRDLEEDVQTSLPHVPMLLTWGMHDLMFTRPFMERFRETFTNCRVQRLDAKHYIQEDAPKEISAAIQSFLESPGKEGA